In Limisalsivibrio acetivorans, one genomic interval encodes:
- a CDS encoding aspartate/glutamate racemase family protein, with protein sequence MKKIGMLGGMSWESTVNYYKLINEGVRERLGGLHSAEILMYSVDFHEIERLQNEGLWGRMGEMLSRSAMKLERAGADFIVICTNTMHKVAPAIEDSVDVPLLHIADATGRAVRRQAIKTVGLLGTAFTMEQEFYKGRLEDVHDLNVITPTKNDRKIVHDVIYKELCMGITRDESRRRYIDIIDDLAERGAEGVILGCTEIGMLVNQEDTKLDLFDTTAIHADAAVEFALED encoded by the coding sequence ATGAAGAAGATAGGTATGCTCGGGGGGATGAGCTGGGAGTCCACTGTAAACTACTACAAGCTTATCAACGAAGGTGTGCGTGAGCGTCTTGGCGGTCTGCATTCGGCAGAGATCCTCATGTACAGCGTAGACTTCCATGAGATAGAACGCCTTCAGAACGAGGGGCTCTGGGGGAGGATGGGTGAGATGCTCAGCCGCTCGGCCATGAAGCTGGAGCGTGCCGGGGCGGACTTTATCGTTATATGCACGAACACTATGCATAAGGTCGCCCCCGCCATAGAGGACAGCGTTGATGTACCGCTTCTTCACATAGCCGACGCCACAGGAAGGGCTGTGAGAAGGCAGGCGATCAAGACTGTGGGTCTTCTCGGAACAGCCTTCACCATGGAGCAGGAGTTCTATAAAGGGCGCCTTGAAGATGTCCACGACCTTAACGTTATAACACCCACCAAAAACGACCGTAAAATTGTGCACGATGTTATATACAAAGAACTCTGCATGGGGATAACCAGGGATGAATCACGCAGAAGGTACATAGATATTATTGACGACCTTGCCGAGCGTGGGGCGGAGGGTGTGATCCTCGGCTGTACGGAGATAGGCATGCTGGTCAATCAGGAGGATACCAAGCTGGATCTTTTTGATACCACGGCGATCCATGCCGATGCGGCTGTGGAGTTTGCTCTGGAAGACTAG